One Hippoglossus hippoglossus isolate fHipHip1 chromosome 13, fHipHip1.pri, whole genome shotgun sequence genomic window carries:
- the LOC117773166 gene encoding EH domain-containing protein 2-like, translating to MSIRRLRSSPKMLGDVNMVTEELKNLYYKRLLPIEKYYAFHHFHTPSYEDADFDSKPMVLVMGQYSTGKTTFIRYLIEQDFPGSRVGPEPTTDCFSAVMYGDVEGIIPGNALTVDPKKPFRNLGPFGNSFLNRFQCVQMPNQVLESISIIDTPGILTAAKRKLSRGYDYPAVLRWFAERVDRIILLFDAHKLEFSDELTRAFGSLCGYEDKLRVVLNKADRVDSQQLMRVYGALMWSLGKVFQTPEILRVYIGSFWSEPRQTCDHYQLIELEEEDLLTDIRNLPRNAAVRKLNDLVKRARLVRAHAHIISYLKQEMPTIFCKESKKHNLIYQLPVIFKKIQQQHRVPAGDFPDCTKMQEKLMGHDFSKFKTLKPSLMASLDKLLTTDIAKLVPLLQQQEVKMKKSLPGMLDGDFLGTFRPEHYRRDPFKELPRDDDGSEADFDEWIVEKYKPKYDEIFYNLSPNAGKLSGSKVKQWMTTTLLPNSVLAHVWRLSDVDGDGMLDNEEFALAVHLIEGKLEGHWLPRELPSHLVPPSKRLSTASEEE from the exons ATGTCCATCCGGAGGCTCAGGAGCAGCCCTAAAATGCTGGGAGATGTCAATATGGtgacagaggagctgaagaatCTTTATTACAAGAGGCTGCTGCCGATAGAGAAATATTACGCCTTCCATCACTTCCACACGCCGAGCTATGAGGACGCAGACTTTGACAGCAAGCCAATGGTGCTGGTGATGGGCCAGTACTCAACAGGAAAGACAACTTTCATCAG gtATCTCATAGAACAAGATTTTCCTGGTAGCAGAGTTGGGCCAGAGCCGACCACTGACTGCTTCAGCGCCGTCATGTACGGAGACGTGGAGGGAATCATCCCTGGGAATGCCCTCACGGTGGACCCGAAGAAACCCTTCCGCAACCTTGGCCCTTTTGGAAATTCTTTTCTGAACAG GTTTCAGTGTGTTCAGATGCCAAATCAGGTGCTTGAAAGCATCAGCATAATCGACACACCGGGGATATTAACTGCAGCTAAGAGAAAGCTGAGCCGAG GCTACGACTACCCGGCAGTGCTGCGCTGGTTTGCAGAGCGTGTGGATCGAATCATCCTGCTCTTCGACGCACACAAACTGGAGTTCTCCGACGAGCTCACCCGGGCCTTTGGGTCTCTGTGCGGCTACGAGGACAAGCTGCGCGTGGTGCTCAACAAGGCCGACAGGGTCGACTCGCAGCAGCTCATGCGAGTGTACGGCGCCCTCATGTGGTCACTGGGGAAAGTGTTTCAGACCCCGGAGATACTGCGGGTATACATAGGGTCGTTCTGGTCCGAGCCCAGGCAGACGTGCGACCACTACCAGCTGatagagctggaggaggaggatcttCTGACTGACATACGGAACCTGCCGCGGAATGCTGCAGTACGAAAGCTGAATGACCTGGTGAAGAGGGCACGCTTAGTACGG GCTCATGCACATATTATCAGCTATCTAAAGCAGGAGATGCCGACCATTTTCTGCAAAGAAAGCAAGAAGCACAACCTGATTTATCAGCTTCCTGTGATTTTCAAAAAGATCCAGCAACAGCATCGGGTTCCAGCTGGTGACTTCCCCGACTGCACCAAGATGCAG GAGAAACTTATGGGTCATGATTTCTCAAAGTTCAAGACCCTGAAACCAAGTCTGATGGCCTCCCTGGATAAACTCCTGACCACCGACATAGCGAAGCTGGTGCCTTTACTTCAACAACAAgaagtgaagatgaagaaatCCCTCCCCGGCATGTTGGACGGGGACTTTTTGGGAACGTTCCGGCCCGAGCATTACAGGAGAGATCCTTTCAAGGAGCTCCCCAGAGACGATGACGGCAGTGAGGCAGATTTCGACGAGTGGATCGTGGAGAAGTACAAGCCCAAGTACGATGAGATTTTCTACAACCTCAGTCCGAACGCGGGCAAACTGAGTGGCAGCAAAGTCAAACAGTGGATGACGACCACGCTTCTGCCGAACTCTGTGCTCGCTCACGTCTGGAGGCTGTCTGATGTGGATGGAGACGGCATGTTGGACAATGAGGAGTTCGCTTTAGCGGTCCACCTTATTGAGGGGAAACTGGAAGGCCACTGGCTGCCCAGAGAGCTGCCCTCTCACCTGGTGCCACCGTCAAAGCGCCTAAGTACAGCCAGCGAAGAAGAGTAA